A single region of the Biomaibacter acetigenes genome encodes:
- a CDS encoding RNA polymerase sigma factor — MTEDAVQEAFIAAFNNFDRLKDIKKFHAWVAVIASNKAIDMIRKNSRIYPSDQIDNLQQKYSFEDPLDLILDKENKLKIINALNKLNLSYRQVVILRYYYDLPFKDIGEVLGISAAAVKSRFHRAKNTLKKLLESQKSQEGREVI, encoded by the coding sequence ATCACCGAAGATGCCGTCCAGGAAGCTTTTATTGCGGCATTCAATAACTTTGACAGATTAAAAGATATAAAAAAATTTCATGCCTGGGTTGCCGTTATAGCTTCGAATAAAGCTATCGATATGATAAGAAAAAATTCCAGAATATATCCCTCGGACCAAATAGATAATTTACAGCAAAAATATTCTTTTGAAGATCCGTTAGACTTAATTCTTGATAAAGAAAATAAGCTGAAGATAATCAATGCTTTAAATAAGCTGAATTTATCCTACCGTCAAGTTGTAATATTAAGATACTATTATGACCTCCCATTTAAAGACATAGGAGAAGTTTTGGGTATTTCTGCAGCGGCAGTTAAAAGCAGATTTCATAGAGCAAAAAACACATTAAAGAAATTGTTGGAATCCCAAAAATCACAGGAGGGGCGCGAAGTTATATGA